The Rhodocytophaga rosea genome has a segment encoding these proteins:
- a CDS encoding MFS transporter, with protein sequence MPPTTSTYPSETETVHSGAWRLKAIIGGSIGNLVEWYDWYAYSAFSLYFAPSFFPQGDLTAQLLNTAGIFAVGFLMRPVGGWLFGRIADQNGRKKAMTSSVLLMSFGSLLIALTPTYQTIGILAPLLLLLARLLQGLSVGGEYGTSATYLSEVATSHRRGFYASFQYVTLIGGQLLALGLLLCLQKLWLTADQLHEWGWRIPFLVGAMLSLVALYMRSHLKETESFEKRAKNSKDRGTMRELLAHPRAIVTVVGLTLGGTIAFYTYSTYMQKFLVNTVHLSKDDATLISFVSLAIFAFLQPFLGLLSDKIGRKPLLIGFGVLGTILTIPLLTALSQTESKLVAFALLMVALVIVSGYTSINAVVKAELFPAQIRALGVGLPYALTVAIFGGSAEYIALYLKSIGHENWYYYFVTGCIFISLIVYLTMRDTKHTSLIEKD encoded by the coding sequence ATGCCGCCCACTACCTCTACTTACCCTTCTGAAACAGAAACTGTTCATTCCGGAGCCTGGCGTCTGAAAGCGATTATTGGCGGATCTATCGGAAATCTGGTGGAATGGTACGACTGGTATGCGTATTCTGCTTTTTCTTTATATTTTGCTCCTTCTTTCTTTCCACAGGGCGACCTTACCGCCCAATTGCTCAATACAGCCGGAATTTTTGCAGTAGGTTTTCTCATGCGCCCGGTAGGAGGATGGTTATTCGGACGTATCGCCGACCAGAATGGACGTAAAAAAGCCATGACTTCCTCTGTTCTGCTGATGTCGTTTGGTTCACTGCTGATCGCCCTGACGCCCACTTACCAAACAATAGGTATTCTGGCACCTTTGCTTTTATTACTGGCAAGACTCTTACAAGGATTAAGTGTGGGCGGCGAATATGGCACTTCAGCCACCTATTTAAGTGAAGTAGCTACCTCACACAGACGTGGTTTTTATGCCAGTTTTCAATATGTAACATTAATCGGAGGCCAGTTGCTTGCCCTGGGCTTACTTCTGTGTTTACAAAAGTTGTGGCTTACTGCTGACCAGTTGCATGAATGGGGATGGCGAATTCCTTTTCTGGTAGGGGCTATGCTTTCCTTGGTAGCACTCTATATGAGAAGTCATTTAAAGGAAACGGAATCTTTTGAAAAGAGAGCAAAAAACAGCAAGGACAGGGGTACCATGCGGGAATTACTGGCGCATCCAAGAGCAATTGTTACTGTGGTAGGTCTTACCTTAGGAGGGACTATTGCCTTTTATACCTATTCTACCTACATGCAAAAATTCCTCGTTAATACAGTACACTTATCCAAAGATGATGCAACACTAATTAGCTTCGTATCATTAGCTATTTTCGCTTTTTTACAACCTTTCCTCGGTTTATTGTCAGATAAAATCGGACGCAAGCCTTTGCTCATTGGATTTGGCGTATTAGGTACAATATTAACCATTCCCTTGCTCACCGCCTTAAGTCAGACAGAAAGTAAACTAGTAGCATTTGCCCTCCTGATGGTAGCCTTAGTAATTGTAAGTGGATATACATCTATCAATGCAGTGGTAAAAGCCGAACTATTTCCGGCGCAAATACGTGCTTTGGGCGTTGGCTTACCCTATGCGCTGACTGTGGCTATTTTTGGAGGATCTGCAGAATATATTGCCTTGTATTTAAAAAGTATCGGCCATGAAAACTGGTATTACTATTTTGTAACCGGCTGTATCTTTATTTCCCTTATTGTCTACCTGACCATGCGGGATACCAAGCATACGTCTTTGATTGAAAAGGATTAA
- a CDS encoding tyrosine-type recombinase/integrase, which translates to MVTLRAKKISKNRYSLYLDIYRASQRMREFLNIHVSKDYTQPATDKAGTILFDASGKAKEKRVEAVDKDKWELARSIRMKRELEINTSEHGFVASFKKTSNFIEYFEKLLPEKKHHTYDNTLRYLKEFIGTKVTFRAIDEAFIDRFESFLLRKVGNNTALQYTERMSFILNQAVKDKIILSNPFKNREKLDRIDPETVFLEIEEVRALYENLEKSSGRKALSTKGIQSRKAFLLACFTGLRLSDIKKLTWAEIYNNGIHFRQKKSQKGFHHVPLSKTAQDILLGINKTADSKVFYLLSVNNNMIEKHIQAWAKEVGLKKHITFHVSRHTFATMSLTMGADLYTVSKLLGHADITTTQIYTKVIDIKKREAVDKLPEL; encoded by the coding sequence ATGGTAACACTCAGAGCAAAAAAGATAAGCAAAAACAGGTACAGCCTCTACCTGGATATTTATCGTGCCAGTCAAAGGATGAGGGAATTTTTAAACATTCATGTATCAAAAGATTATACCCAGCCAGCCACCGACAAGGCGGGCACTATACTTTTTGATGCATCAGGCAAAGCCAAAGAAAAAAGGGTAGAGGCCGTAGACAAAGATAAATGGGAGCTGGCCCGTAGCATCCGAATGAAACGGGAGCTGGAAATTAACACTTCTGAACATGGCTTTGTTGCTTCCTTTAAAAAGACATCCAATTTCATTGAATACTTCGAAAAGCTATTACCTGAGAAAAAGCACCATACCTATGATAATACCCTGCGCTACCTGAAAGAGTTTATAGGCACCAAAGTAACCTTTAGGGCAATAGATGAGGCTTTTATTGACAGGTTTGAAAGCTTTTTGCTCAGGAAAGTGGGCAATAATACAGCCTTGCAGTATACAGAGCGAATGAGTTTTATTTTAAACCAGGCCGTGAAGGATAAAATCATTCTTTCCAATCCATTTAAAAACAGGGAAAAGCTAGATAGGATCGATCCGGAAACGGTTTTTTTAGAAATTGAAGAGGTAAGAGCACTATATGAAAACCTAGAGAAAAGCTCGGGCAGGAAAGCATTAAGCACCAAAGGCATTCAATCCAGGAAAGCTTTTTTACTGGCTTGTTTTACCGGCCTGAGATTATCTGATATCAAGAAACTCACCTGGGCAGAGATTTATAATAATGGCATACACTTCAGGCAAAAGAAATCCCAGAAAGGATTCCACCATGTACCTTTATCTAAAACTGCCCAGGATATACTATTAGGCATTAATAAGACTGCTGATTCAAAAGTATTTTATCTGCTATCTGTCAATAATAACATGATTGAAAAGCATATCCAGGCCTGGGCAAAAGAGGTGGGATTAAAAAAACACATTACTTTTCATGTGAGCCGCCATACATTTGCTACTATGTCTCTCACGATGGGAGCGGATCTATACACAGTAAGTAAGCTTTTAGGGCATGCCGATATTACGACAACGCAAATTTACACGAAAGTGATTGATATAAAGAAACGGGAGGCAGTAGATAAGCTGCCGGAATTGTAG
- a CDS encoding alpha-amylase family protein, with amino-acid sequence MIEDLWYKNTIIYSLDLETFMDGNGDGTGDFQGLCNRLDYLQALGIEVIWLAPFQPTPNRDNGYDIMDYYGVDRRHGSSGDFVEFMHQAKRRGIQVIIDLVVNHTSDQHPWFQEARNNKNSPYRNWYVWSEKKPSDWDEGMVFPGVQPSTWTYDKKARAYYFHRFFDYQPDLNTDNPDVRAEIRKIMGYWLELGVAGFRVDAVPFILETPAPGKKEPVMKFEYLKEMRRFLQWRRGDAVLLGEANVLPEETINYFGQDGDGIHLMFNFYVNQYLFYALATADTTSLIDALQATQKIFPTAQWAQFLRNHDELDLGRLTEEQRQAVFARFGPEKNMQLYDRGIRRRLSPMLGNRQQTELAYSLMFSLPGTPVLRYGDEIGMGDDLSLKEREAVRTPMHWSGEPQAGFSTENKLVHPIIEEGPYAYTHVNVENQRRDPSSLLNWMTSMIRLRKECPEIGWGDWKILQTKVSSVLAMQYNWKGKSLVIVHNFEEKPHEIVLKFKQEEVTRLIDLLVNKQSMSDPKGVYKITLDAFGYRWFRVNRV; translated from the coding sequence ATGATTGAAGACCTTTGGTATAAGAACACGATTATTTACAGCCTGGATCTGGAAACATTTATGGATGGAAATGGCGATGGTACCGGCGACTTTCAAGGCCTGTGTAACCGCCTGGATTATTTACAGGCCTTAGGAATAGAAGTTATCTGGCTGGCGCCTTTTCAACCTACACCCAACCGCGACAATGGTTACGATATTATGGATTATTATGGGGTAGACCGGCGGCATGGTTCCAGTGGCGATTTTGTGGAGTTTATGCATCAGGCCAAAAGACGGGGTATCCAGGTAATTATAGATTTAGTCGTGAACCATACTTCAGATCAGCATCCCTGGTTTCAGGAAGCACGTAATAATAAAAATTCTCCGTACCGGAACTGGTATGTATGGTCGGAGAAAAAACCATCCGACTGGGATGAAGGAATGGTATTTCCTGGTGTACAACCCTCTACCTGGACATATGACAAAAAAGCCCGTGCCTACTACTTTCACCGTTTTTTCGATTACCAGCCAGATTTGAATACAGATAACCCAGATGTACGGGCAGAAATAAGGAAGATTATGGGGTACTGGCTGGAACTGGGCGTAGCCGGTTTCCGGGTGGATGCGGTTCCGTTTATTCTGGAAACACCAGCTCCTGGTAAAAAAGAGCCGGTAATGAAATTTGAATACCTGAAAGAAATGCGCCGTTTTCTGCAATGGAGGCGTGGTGATGCCGTATTGCTTGGAGAAGCGAATGTATTGCCGGAGGAAACTATTAATTATTTTGGGCAAGACGGTGATGGCATTCACCTGATGTTTAACTTTTATGTGAACCAGTATCTGTTCTATGCTCTGGCAACAGCAGATACTACCAGTTTAATAGATGCATTGCAGGCTACTCAAAAGATATTTCCTACGGCACAATGGGCACAATTTTTACGCAACCACGATGAACTTGACTTGGGAAGACTTACTGAAGAACAGCGCCAAGCAGTTTTTGCCCGTTTTGGACCGGAAAAAAATATGCAGTTGTACGACCGGGGCATCCGGCGGCGGCTTTCTCCCATGCTGGGTAACCGCCAGCAAACCGAACTTGCCTATAGTCTGATGTTTTCTCTTCCCGGAACTCCTGTACTTCGCTATGGTGATGAAATTGGGATGGGCGATGATTTAAGCCTGAAAGAAAGGGAAGCCGTACGGACTCCTATGCACTGGTCAGGAGAGCCACAGGCAGGTTTTTCTACCGAAAATAAACTGGTTCATCCCATTATAGAAGAAGGTCCTTATGCCTATACTCATGTAAATGTAGAAAACCAGCGCCGAGATCCTTCCTCCTTACTTAACTGGATGACTTCGATGATACGTCTGCGCAAAGAATGCCCGGAAATCGGCTGGGGCGACTGGAAGATTCTACAAACCAAGGTTTCATCCGTACTGGCGATGCAATACAACTGGAAGGGAAAATCCCTTGTAATAGTTCACAATTTTGAAGAAAAACCGCATGAAATTGTACTGAAATTTAAACAGGAAGAAGTAACCAGACTCATCGATCTGTTAGTTAACAAACAGAGTATGTCTGATCCGAAGGGAGTGTATAAGATTACGTTAGATGCCTTTGGCTACCGCTGGTTCCGGGTCAATCGTGTATAA
- a CDS encoding IS5 family transposase: MLSKDIIKEQILPHLSQGKRGTRCKADYIQIVKAIFYKLKTGSQWRELPMYEFFRESPYSWQSIYYHFNKWAKDGSWQHLWIALLKKYRSCLDLSSMQLDGSHTLAKNGGACVGYQKRKKAVTTNMLFLADNQGLMLACSEPISGEHNDLYQISECFKSLCLLLEQAGISLEGIFMNADAGFDSKELRKQCAQQKIEANIAINKRSSKETLADCYFDQQLYKKRRVIEQANAWLDSFKTLLIRFEVLTQTWLAFHMMAFSLLFLRRIIKLNKL; this comes from the coding sequence GTGCTGAGTAAAGATATTATAAAAGAGCAAATTCTGCCTCATTTATCACAAGGCAAAAGAGGAACAAGATGTAAAGCAGATTACATCCAAATAGTAAAAGCTATTTTTTATAAATTAAAAACAGGTAGTCAATGGAGAGAGTTACCCATGTATGAGTTTTTTAGAGAATCTCCTTATAGTTGGCAATCCATTTACTACCACTTCAATAAATGGGCAAAAGATGGCAGTTGGCAACACCTATGGATAGCCTTACTGAAAAAATATCGATCCTGTTTGGATTTATCTTCGATGCAACTAGATGGTAGCCATACCCTAGCAAAAAATGGTGGGGCTTGTGTAGGCTATCAGAAAAGAAAAAAAGCTGTGACTACTAATATGCTTTTTCTGGCTGACAATCAAGGCTTGATGTTAGCTTGTAGTGAGCCTATTAGCGGAGAACACAATGATTTATATCAGATTAGTGAATGCTTTAAAAGTCTATGTCTGCTATTAGAGCAAGCAGGAATCAGCTTAGAAGGTATATTCATGAATGCAGATGCGGGCTTTGATTCTAAAGAATTACGAAAACAATGTGCACAGCAAAAAATAGAAGCCAACATTGCTATCAACAAAAGAAGCAGTAAAGAGACCCTTGCTGATTGCTACTTTGATCAACAATTGTATAAGAAAAGAAGAGTCATTGAACAAGCTAATGCTTGGTTAGACAGTTTTAAGACACTGCTGATCCGTTTTGAAGTATTGACTCAGACTTGGCTTGCTTTTCATATGATGGCTTTCTCTCTGCTGTTCTTACGCAGAATCATCAAACTTAATAAACTTTAA
- a CDS encoding IS5 family transposase, with translation MQEKFSALTDPEWEVIKEIIDNQRKIKHEKRVIINALLWLLTTGSQWRNMESKYPPWQTIYYHFRQWKKRGIIEELLAFLAGRERKKAGRQALPSVLAIDSQSVKIIQFTSQDKGIDGNKKVNGRKRHLAVDCLGIPWAVHITAANISDTTAGYELAAKLKGKSARLHTLKADNGYTETFVEEVKKQYGWSVEIVQKPESVKGFVPAGGRWVVERSYGWLNFKRRLSRDFEKSTESSEAMLQLAFIDTLLKRKTE, from the coding sequence ATGCAAGAAAAATTCTCTGCGCTCACTGACCCTGAATGGGAAGTTATCAAGGAAATAATTGATAACCAAAGAAAGATTAAACATGAAAAACGGGTGATAATCAATGCACTGCTTTGGCTGCTAACTACGGGCAGCCAATGGCGCAATATGGAAAGTAAGTACCCACCCTGGCAAACCATTTACTATCATTTCAGGCAGTGGAAAAAGCGGGGCATTATTGAAGAGTTGTTAGCTTTTTTAGCAGGCAGAGAAAGAAAAAAAGCAGGCAGACAAGCCCTGCCAAGCGTGTTGGCCATTGATAGCCAAAGTGTTAAGATTATACAATTTACCAGTCAGGATAAAGGCATAGATGGCAATAAAAAAGTGAATGGCAGAAAAAGACATCTGGCTGTGGACTGTTTAGGTATCCCCTGGGCGGTGCATATTACAGCTGCTAATATATCAGACACCACAGCAGGATATGAGTTAGCAGCTAAGTTGAAGGGCAAGTCCGCCCGCCTGCATACCCTGAAAGCAGATAATGGCTACACAGAGACTTTTGTGGAAGAAGTGAAAAAACAATATGGATGGAGTGTAGAAATTGTACAAAAGCCTGAAAGCGTGAAAGGCTTTGTCCCGGCAGGGGGCCGTTGGGTAGTGGAACGTAGCTACGGATGGCTCAATTTTAAGCGTAGGTTGAGCCGTGATTTTGAAAAAAGCACAGAAAGTTCGGAAGCCATGCTACAATTAGCCTTTATTGATACTCTGCTCAAAAGAAAAACCGAATAA